The Thermanaerothrix sp. DNA window CTGTTAGAGGTTATCCTGCTAGCCCACCCCAGCCAATACGCTTTCCCAGAACGGGCCTGGGGTGGAATCAGCCCTTTTACTTTACCGCCCTCTTCAGGGCATCCACCTTATCGGTTTTTTCCCAGCTAAAGCCGTCTCGCCCAAAATGTCCATAGGTAGCGGTACGACGATAGATAGGCCTTAAGAGATCCAGGGTCTTAATAATTCCCGCCGGGGAAAGAT harbors:
- a CDS encoding methionine adenosyltransferase domain-containing protein, yielding LSPAGIIKTLDLLRPIYRRTATYGHFGRDGFSWEKTDKVDALKRAVK